The Collimonas fungivorans Ter331 genome has a segment encoding these proteins:
- a CDS encoding glutathione S-transferase family protein yields MQTTELDPSLSAALQKAGADGLLLVIANKNYSSWSMRPWVAMTAFGIPFKELKILLRQADTANRIGRYSASGRLPILMVGETAIWDSLAICEYLAEQFPDLGMWPQDMLARATARSICAEMHSGFAALRSDMPMDIRTNKPGYGRTAGAQADIARVVEIWETCLSEFGHHQFLFGAFSIADAYFAPVVMRFRSYGVSLAPALQAYAERVQAHPAVARWMQEALAETEILPDAVPPD; encoded by the coding sequence ATGCAAACCACCGAGCTTGATCCCAGCCTGTCCGCCGCCTTGCAAAAAGCCGGCGCGGACGGCTTGCTGCTGGTGATCGCCAACAAGAATTATTCTTCATGGTCGATGCGGCCATGGGTGGCGATGACCGCTTTCGGGATTCCGTTCAAAGAGCTCAAGATCCTGCTGCGCCAGGCCGACACCGCAAACCGCATCGGCCGCTATTCGGCCAGCGGCCGGCTGCCGATCCTGATGGTGGGCGAAACGGCGATCTGGGATTCGCTGGCGATCTGCGAATACCTGGCCGAACAGTTTCCCGATCTCGGCATGTGGCCGCAAGACATGCTGGCGCGCGCCACCGCCCGTTCGATATGCGCTGAAATGCATTCAGGCTTCGCGGCGCTGCGTTCGGACATGCCGATGGATATCCGCACAAACAAGCCGGGATACGGCCGCACTGCCGGCGCCCAGGCCGATATCGCACGGGTGGTTGAAATCTGGGAAACCTGCCTGTCCGAATTCGGCCACCATCAATTCCTGTTTGGCGCCTTCTCGATTGCCGACGCTTATTTTGCGCCGGTAGTGATGCGTTTCCGCAGCTACGGCGTTTCGCTGGCGCCTGCCTTGCAGGCCTACGCCGAGCGGGTGCAAGCGCATCCCGCGGTGGCGCGCTGGATGCAGGAAGCGCTGGCGGAAACCGAAATACTGCCGGACGCAGTTCCGCCGGATTAA
- a CDS encoding lytic transglycosylase domain-containing protein: MFNTQFKTRFKTQFKTQWLVVIAIAVASSAVMTSAAYAQKRSANGATAASYTGQDDSFLALRDAARANNADKAELLASTLSDYDIPSYVDYYRLKPLIKDLVAPQSDIRDYLARYDGSAIADRLRNDWLLELGKAGDWNTFDEQYPKFVLDDDTQLKCYALTSAALKGVNVANEARALLTTPKDYGQGCTGLIGMLAQNGQFSADDVWFQIRQAVEAGFAGVARRMTPYIDADDSQVAQAIDKSALVLARGPGAGRSNHELFILALGRVAKNDSGRAAAALSAGSDQLTSSERSLAWAQVALQSALKLEPQAIDYWRQVKSNAVLSGDAYQWRVRSALRAGDWKLVRSGVEAMPEALRGDPAWVYWQARADQSLGKSEQAQQQFQSIADQTNFYGQLALEELGQKIIAVSSTQAFSPAEMAPMVNNQGFRRALRFFDMNLRFEGAREWNWELRKMTDRQLLTAAEFARQNNVLDRMVNTSDRTKVEVDFNQRFPSPHRDVMTTNTQNLGLDMAWVYGVIRQESRFIRSARSNVGASGLMQVMPATARWVAKKIGLSGFTNDQISDVNTNILLGTNYLSMVLADLDGSQALASAAYNAGPGRPRAWRSTLPGTVEGAIFAESIPFSETRGYVKNVLSNATYYAALFDGKPQSLKARLGTVAPKGFVESALP; encoded by the coding sequence ATGTTTAATACGCAGTTTAAAACGCGGTTCAAAACGCAGTTCAAAACGCAATGGCTTGTTGTCATCGCCATCGCCGTGGCTTCTTCCGCTGTGATGACAAGCGCTGCTTATGCCCAGAAACGTTCCGCAAACGGCGCCACCGCAGCCAGCTACACCGGCCAGGACGACAGTTTCCTGGCCCTGCGCGATGCCGCCCGCGCCAACAATGCGGATAAAGCGGAGCTGCTGGCTTCTACTTTAAGTGATTATGACATTCCTTCCTATGTCGATTATTACCGCCTGAAACCGCTGATCAAGGACCTGGTGGCGCCGCAGTCGGATATCCGCGACTACCTGGCGCGCTACGACGGCAGTGCGATCGCCGACCGCTTGCGCAATGACTGGCTGCTGGAACTGGGCAAGGCCGGCGACTGGAACACCTTCGACGAGCAATATCCGAAATTCGTCCTCGACGACGATACCCAACTGAAATGTTACGCGCTGACCTCGGCCGCCTTGAAAGGCGTCAATGTCGCCAATGAAGCACGCGCCTTGCTGACTACGCCCAAGGATTACGGCCAGGGTTGCACCGGGCTGATCGGCATGCTGGCGCAAAACGGCCAGTTCAGCGCCGACGATGTCTGGTTCCAGATCCGGCAAGCGGTAGAAGCCGGTTTTGCCGGCGTTGCGCGCCGCATGACGCCGTACATCGACGCCGACGATTCCCAGGTGGCGCAAGCCATCGACAAGTCGGCGCTGGTGCTGGCGCGCGGCCCCGGCGCCGGCCGCAGCAACCACGAATTGTTCATCCTCGCCTTGGGGCGGGTAGCCAAGAACGATAGCGGCCGCGCAGCGGCGGCGCTGAGCGCCGGATCTGACCAGCTGACTTCATCCGAGCGTTCGCTGGCATGGGCGCAGGTAGCGCTGCAGTCGGCGCTCAAGCTGGAGCCGCAGGCCATCGACTATTGGCGCCAGGTCAAGAGCAATGCGGTATTGTCGGGCGATGCCTATCAGTGGCGCGTCCGTTCCGCCCTGCGCGCCGGCGACTGGAAGCTGGTGCGCAGCGGCGTCGAGGCGATGCCGGAGGCTTTGCGCGGCGATCCGGCCTGGGTCTACTGGCAAGCCCGGGCCGACCAGTCCTTGGGCAAATCCGAGCAGGCGCAGCAGCAGTTCCAGTCGATCGCCGACCAGACCAACTTCTACGGCCAATTGGCGCTGGAAGAGCTGGGCCAGAAAATCATTGCGGTTTCTTCCACCCAGGCCTTCAGCCCGGCGGAAATGGCGCCGATGGTAAATAACCAAGGCTTCCGCCGTGCGTTGCGGTTTTTTGACATGAACCTGCGTTTCGAAGGGGCGCGCGAGTGGAACTGGGAGTTGCGCAAGATGACCGACCGCCAACTGCTGACGGCGGCCGAGTTCGCCCGCCAGAACAATGTCCTGGACCGCATGGTGAATACTTCCGACCGCACCAAGGTTGAAGTCGATTTCAACCAGCGGTTCCCCTCGCCCCACCGCGACGTGATGACTACCAATACCCAGAACCTGGGGCTCGACATGGCCTGGGTCTATGGCGTGATCCGGCAAGAATCGCGTTTTATCAGGAGCGCCCGCTCGAATGTCGGCGCCAGCGGCCTGATGCAAGTGATGCCGGCGACGGCGCGCTGGGTTGCTAAAAAAATCGGCTTGAGCGGCTTCACCAACGACCAGATTTCCGACGTCAACACCAACATCCTGCTGGGCACCAATTACCTGAGCATGGTGCTGGCCGACCTGGACGGCTCGCAAGCGCTGGCGTCGGCGGCCTACAACGCCGGCCCCGGGCGGCCGCGCGCCTGGCGTTCGACCTTGCCGGGCACGGTCGAAGGCGCGATTTTTGCGGAATCGATCCCGTTCAGCGAAACCCGCGGTTATGTAAAGAATGTATTGTCCAACGCGACTTATTACGCTGCCTTGTTCGACGGCAAGCCGCAATCCTTGAAGGCGCGGCTGGGCACCGTTGCGCCCAAGGGGTTTGTTGAATCGGCCTTGCCTTGA
- a CDS encoding 5-formyltetrahydrofolate cyclo-ligase, translated as MTSSIACDARDATPGPDKAQLRRALLATRQAIDPAHRRNWDAELGKRVIAWASGWGLAYPDGTLGVYWPIRGEPDLQPAYAELTARGMRLALPVVIDVDSPLRFVGWSPGEAMVKDGFGVAIPASYVTVIPQALLIPCVGFNRNKIRLGYGGGFYDRTLAPLARPQTVGIAYSCALAEFDGAAHDIALDAVITEAMSL; from the coding sequence ATGACGTCTAGCATAGCATGTGATGCCAGGGATGCAACACCTGGACCGGACAAAGCGCAGCTGCGGCGTGCCTTGCTGGCAACGCGACAGGCTATCGACCCGGCGCACCGCCGCAATTGGGATGCGGAACTTGGAAAACGGGTGATCGCCTGGGCTAGCGGTTGGGGCCTGGCGTATCCGGACGGCACGCTGGGCGTCTATTGGCCGATCCGCGGCGAACCCGACCTGCAACCGGCCTACGCCGAACTGACAGCGCGCGGCATGCGCCTGGCGCTGCCGGTGGTGATCGATGTCGACAGCCCGCTGCGCTTTGTCGGCTGGAGCCCGGGTGAAGCCATGGTCAAGGATGGTTTCGGGGTCGCCATACCGGCCAGCTATGTGACCGTGATCCCGCAGGCCTTGCTGATTCCCTGCGTGGGTTTTAACCGCAACAAGATACGGCTGGGTTACGGCGGCGGCTTTTACGACCGCACGCTGGCGCCGCTGGCGCGGCCGCAGACAGTCGGCATCGCCTACTCTTGCGCGCTGGCGGAATTTGACGGCGCAGCGCACGATATCGCGCTGGACGCCGTCATCACTGAAGCAATGAGTTTATAA
- the metF gene encoding methylenetetrahydrofolate reductase [NAD(P)H] gives MSQKNAQKNFSIEFFPPKTPEGAEKLRVTRAKLAELHPRYFSVTFGAGGSTQKGTLDTVLDIRSEGHEAAPHLSCLGSSRESLRTILAQYKDHGIKRLVALRGDLPSGYGAMDISSGEFRYANELVEFIRAETGDWFHIEVAAYPEMHPQAKSPQDDVQRFVSKVKAGANGAITQYFYNADAYFRFVDEAQKLGAAVPVIAGIMPITNYSQLMRFSDMCGTEIPRWIRLKLASYGDDSDSIRAFGLDVVTQLCERLLAGGAPGLHFYTLNQSPATIAIWQRLKL, from the coding sequence ATGTCACAAAAAAACGCTCAAAAGAATTTCAGCATTGAGTTTTTCCCGCCGAAGACGCCCGAGGGCGCGGAAAAACTGCGTGTGACGCGCGCCAAGCTGGCCGAGCTGCATCCGCGGTATTTTTCGGTCACTTTCGGCGCCGGCGGTTCGACCCAGAAGGGTACGCTGGATACCGTGCTCGATATCCGCAGCGAAGGCCACGAAGCGGCGCCGCACCTGTCTTGCCTGGGCAGTTCGCGCGAATCGCTGCGGACCATCCTGGCGCAATACAAGGATCATGGCATCAAGCGCCTGGTTGCGTTGCGCGGCGATTTGCCGAGCGGTTACGGCGCGATGGATATTTCTTCCGGCGAATTCCGTTACGCCAATGAGCTGGTGGAATTCATCCGTGCCGAAACCGGCGACTGGTTCCATATCGAAGTCGCAGCCTATCCTGAAATGCATCCGCAGGCGAAGTCGCCGCAAGACGACGTGCAGCGTTTTGTCAGCAAGGTGAAGGCGGGCGCCAACGGCGCCATCACGCAGTACTTCTACAATGCCGATGCGTATTTCCGCTTTGTCGACGAAGCCCAGAAACTGGGTGCTGCGGTGCCGGTGATCGCAGGCATCATGCCGATCACCAATTATTCGCAGCTGATGCGTTTTTCAGACATGTGCGGCACCGAGATCCCGCGCTGGATCCGCCTCAAGCTCGCCAGCTACGGCGACGATAGCGATTCGATCCGGGCCTTCGGCCTGGATGTGGTGACCCAACTGTGCGAACGTTTGCTGGCGGGCGGCGCGCCCGGCCTGCATTTCTACACGCTGAACCAATCGCCGGCGACCATCGCCATCTGGCAGCGCCTCAAGTTATAA
- a CDS encoding phage holin family protein has product MRLLITWLINTLALLAVPYLMHSVQFASFGAALIAALVLGFVNTLIRPILLLLTLPATLLTLGLFIFIINGLMFWLVSHLVSGFYVASFWSAVGGAILYSIVSWALSTLLLKKN; this is encoded by the coding sequence ATGCGCTTACTGATTACCTGGCTGATAAATACCCTGGCCTTGCTGGCGGTGCCGTATCTGATGCATTCGGTACAGTTCGCCAGTTTCGGCGCGGCCCTGATCGCGGCGCTGGTGCTGGGTTTCGTCAATACCCTGATCCGTCCGATCCTGCTGCTGCTGACCTTGCCGGCGACCTTGCTGACGCTGGGCTTGTTCATCTTCATCATCAACGGCCTGATGTTCTGGCTGGTGTCGCACCTGGTGAGCGGGTTTTACGTGGCCAGTTTCTGGTCTGCGGTTGGCGGCGCCATCTTGTACAGCATCGTTTCGTGGGCGCTGTCCACCTTGCTACTGAAGAAGAATTAG
- the ahcY gene encoding adenosylhomocysteinase yields MNAAVMNASTHSSTTSTSHDYVVADISLSAWGDKEIKIAETEMPGLMAIREEFAAAQPLKGARITGSIHMTIQTAVLIQTLEALGAKVRWASCNIYSTQDHAAAAIAAAGTPVFAFKGESLDDYWDFTHRIFEWPGEQQANMILDDGGDATLLLHLGTRAEKDISVLNNPGSEEEICLFNAIKKKLATAPNWYSTRLAQIKGVTEETTTGVHRLYQMHKEGKLAFPAINVNDSVTKSKFDNLYGCRESLVDGIKRATDVMIAGKVAVIAGYGDVGKGSAQAMRALSAQVWVTEVDPICALQAAMEGYRVVTMEYAAEHGDIFVTCTGNYHVITHAHMQKMKDQAIVCNIGHFDNEIEVAALKQYTWENIKPQVDHIIFPDGKRIILLAEGRLVNLGCGTGHPSYVMSSSFANQTIAQIELFVNTKAYPVGVYTLPKHLDEKVARLQLKKLNAQLSVLTEEQAAYIGVKQTGPYKPEHYRY; encoded by the coding sequence ATGAACGCCGCAGTCATGAACGCATCTACACATTCCTCGACAACTTCCACCAGCCACGATTACGTGGTCGCCGATATCAGCTTGTCCGCCTGGGGCGACAAGGAAATCAAGATCGCCGAAACCGAAATGCCGGGCCTGATGGCGATCCGTGAAGAATTCGCCGCAGCCCAGCCGCTCAAGGGCGCACGCATCACCGGTTCGATCCACATGACGATCCAGACCGCAGTGCTGATCCAGACCCTGGAAGCCTTGGGCGCCAAGGTGCGCTGGGCATCCTGCAATATCTATTCGACCCAGGACCACGCCGCCGCCGCGATTGCTGCCGCCGGCACCCCGGTGTTCGCCTTCAAGGGCGAATCGCTGGACGACTACTGGGATTTCACGCACCGCATCTTCGAATGGCCGGGCGAACAGCAAGCCAACATGATCCTCGACGACGGCGGCGATGCAACGCTGCTGCTGCACCTCGGCACCCGCGCGGAAAAAGATATTTCGGTCTTGAACAATCCAGGCTCGGAAGAAGAAATCTGCCTGTTCAACGCCATCAAGAAAAAGCTGGCGACTGCGCCGAACTGGTATTCGACGCGCCTGGCCCAGATCAAGGGCGTGACGGAAGAAACCACTACCGGCGTGCATCGCCTGTACCAGATGCACAAGGAAGGCAAGCTGGCGTTCCCGGCAATCAACGTCAACGATTCGGTCACCAAGTCCAAGTTCGACAACCTGTACGGCTGCCGCGAATCGCTGGTCGACGGCATCAAGCGTGCGACTGACGTCATGATCGCCGGCAAGGTTGCCGTGATCGCCGGTTACGGCGATGTCGGCAAGGGTTCGGCGCAAGCCATGCGCGCGCTGTCGGCGCAGGTCTGGGTGACTGAAGTCGATCCGATCTGCGCCCTGCAGGCGGCGATGGAAGGTTATCGCGTGGTGACCATGGAATATGCGGCCGAGCACGGCGACATCTTCGTCACCTGCACCGGCAACTACCATGTGATCACCCATGCCCACATGCAAAAGATGAAGGACCAGGCAATCGTCTGCAACATCGGCCACTTCGACAATGAAATCGAAGTCGCCGCGCTGAAGCAGTACACCTGGGAAAACATCAAGCCGCAAGTCGACCACATCATTTTCCCGGACGGCAAGCGCATCATCCTGCTGGCCGAAGGCCGCCTGGTGAACCTGGGTTGCGGCACCGGCCATCCGTCGTACGTGATGAGCTCGTCGTTCGCCAACCAGACCATCGCCCAGATCGAATTGTTCGTCAACACCAAGGCCTACCCGGTCGGCGTGTACACCTTGCCGAAACACCTGGACGAAAAAGTCGCGCGCCTGCAGTTGAAAAAACTGAATGCGCAGCTGTCGGTCTTGACCGAAGAGCAGGCGGCTTACATCGGCGTCAAGCAAACCGGTCCTTACAAACCGGAACACTACCGTTACTAA
- a CDS encoding AI-2E family transporter gives MASAPQTVSEPSADQRPLRPVITTLPRFRLAAWLVALTGLFLVMTLHMLTALLAGLLVYELVRTLTPLVQRRLTSQRAHLISVVFLSAIIIGALTLAIVGLAAFFHGGPDRIQVLQGKLMVVVDQARTQLPAWLQQYLPDDIDDIREIISDWLQSHRGEVQLAGKEAVQVFVHVLVGMVLGAMVALNAAHPMPLLQPLAAELLGRAQLLADAFRRVVFAQVKISLLNTTLTAIFLLVVLRLGGIHLPLTKTMIVVTFLAGLLPVIGNLISNTLIVLVALSVSIYVALAALVFLIVIHKLEYFLNARIVGSQINARSWELLLVMVLTEAAFGLPGLVAAPIYYAYIKSELHEMGWV, from the coding sequence ATGGCCTCCGCCCCCCAAACCGTTTCCGAACCATCTGCCGATCAGCGTCCTTTGCGTCCCGTGATCACCACCTTGCCGCGTTTTCGCCTGGCGGCCTGGCTGGTCGCGCTCACCGGGCTGTTCCTGGTGATGACCCTGCACATGCTGACGGCCTTGCTGGCCGGCTTGCTGGTGTACGAACTGGTGCGTACCCTGACGCCCCTGGTGCAGCGGCGCCTGACCAGCCAGCGCGCGCACCTGATTTCGGTCGTGTTCCTGTCGGCGATCATCATCGGCGCGCTGACGCTAGCGATAGTCGGGCTGGCGGCCTTTTTCCACGGCGGCCCCGACCGCATCCAGGTGCTGCAAGGGAAGCTGATGGTAGTGGTGGACCAGGCCCGCACCCAGCTGCCGGCCTGGCTGCAGCAATACCTGCCGGACGATATCGACGACATCCGCGAGATCATCAGCGACTGGCTGCAGTCGCATCGCGGCGAAGTGCAGCTGGCCGGCAAGGAAGCGGTGCAGGTATTCGTCCACGTACTGGTGGGCATGGTGCTAGGCGCCATGGTGGCCTTGAACGCCGCCCATCCGATGCCGCTGCTGCAGCCGCTGGCGGCCGAATTGCTGGGACGGGCGCAGCTGCTGGCGGATGCGTTTCGCCGCGTGGTGTTCGCCCAGGTCAAGATTTCCCTGCTGAACACCACCTTGACAGCGATTTTCCTGCTGGTGGTGCTGCGCCTCGGCGGCATCCACCTGCCGTTGACCAAGACCATGATCGTGGTCACGTTCCTGGCAGGCCTGCTGCCGGTGATAGGCAACCTGATTTCGAATACGCTGATCGTGCTGGTGGCCTTGTCGGTGTCGATCTATGTGGCGCTGGCGGCGCTGGTGTTCCTGATCGTGATCCACAAGCTGGAATATTTCCTGAACGCGCGCATCGTCGGCTCGCAGATCAATGCGCGCAGCTGGGAGTTGCTGCTGGTGATGGTCCTGACCGAAGCCGCGTTCGGCCTGCCGGGACTGGTGGCGGCGCCGATCTACTATGCTTATATCAAGAGCGAGTTGCACGAAATGGGCTGGGTCTGA
- the metK gene encoding methionine adenosyltransferase, producing MAHEYLFTSESVSEGHPDKVADQISDAILDAIFTQDPQARVAAETLCNTGLVVLAGEVTTFANVDYIAVARETIKRIGYDNADYGIDYKSCSVLVGYDKQSPDIAQGVDEGKGIDLDQGAGDQGLMFGYACDETPELMPAAIYYAHRIVERQSQLRKDGRLPWLRPDAKSQVTLKYVDGVPVAIDTVVLSTQHAPEMQHKAIEEAAIEEIIKPVVPKEWLQNTRYLINPTGRFVIGGPQGDCGLTGRKIIVDTYGGAAPHGGGAFSGKDPSKVDRSAAYAGRYVAKNIVAAGLATRCQIQVSYAIGIAKPTSVMVTTFGTGKISDEKLAQLVLEHFDLRPKGIVQMLDLLRPIYQKTAAYGHFGREEPEFTWERTDKAAALKAAAL from the coding sequence ATGGCACATGAGTACCTCTTCACTTCCGAATCCGTCTCCGAAGGTCATCCCGACAAAGTCGCGGACCAGATCTCCGACGCTATCCTCGACGCCATCTTTACCCAAGACCCGCAAGCCCGGGTCGCCGCCGAAACCTTGTGCAATACCGGCCTGGTCGTGCTGGCGGGTGAAGTCACCACTTTTGCCAATGTCGATTACATTGCCGTCGCGCGCGAAACCATCAAACGCATCGGCTACGACAACGCCGACTACGGCATCGATTACAAGAGCTGCTCGGTGCTGGTCGGCTACGACAAGCAATCGCCGGACATCGCCCAGGGCGTGGACGAAGGCAAGGGCATCGATCTCGACCAGGGCGCCGGCGACCAGGGCCTGATGTTCGGTTATGCCTGCGACGAAACGCCGGAACTGATGCCGGCCGCAATCTATTACGCGCACCGCATCGTCGAACGCCAGTCGCAGTTGCGCAAGGATGGCCGCCTGCCTTGGCTGCGTCCGGATGCAAAATCGCAAGTCACGCTGAAATACGTCGACGGCGTGCCGGTAGCGATCGATACCGTGGTGCTGTCCACCCAGCATGCGCCCGAAATGCAGCACAAGGCGATCGAAGAAGCGGCGATCGAAGAAATCATCAAACCGGTGGTGCCGAAGGAATGGCTGCAGAACACCCGCTACCTGATCAACCCGACCGGCCGTTTTGTCATCGGCGGCCCGCAAGGCGATTGCGGCCTGACCGGGCGCAAGATCATTGTCGACACCTACGGCGGCGCTGCGCCCCACGGCGGCGGCGCATTCTCCGGCAAGGACCCGTCCAAGGTCGACCGCTCGGCGGCCTACGCCGGCCGTTATGTCGCCAAGAACATCGTGGCCGCCGGCCTGGCCACCCGCTGCCAGATCCAGGTGTCGTACGCCATCGGCATCGCCAAGCCGACTTCGGTGATGGTGACCACCTTCGGCACCGGCAAGATCAGCGACGAAAAACTGGCGCAGCTGGTGCTGGAGCATTTCGACCTGCGTCCTAAAGGCATCGTGCAGATGCTGGACCTGCTGCGCCCTATCTACCAGAAGACCGCAGCCTACGGCCATTTCGGCCGCGAAGAGCCGGAATTCACCTGGGAGCGCACCGACAAGGCTGCCGCACTGAAAGCCGCTGCGCTGTAA
- a CDS encoding lysophospholipid acyltransferase family protein — MLVTLFRLLSTLPLLFLHAIGTLGGWLVYLASASYRGKLKDNLFRAGYPAALPQAISESGKSMFELPFIWCAAPQRVLRTATIENWELAQAALDAKTGVIFLTPHLGCFEIIAQAIATKTPLTALYRPPRKAALKPLIEGARGRHNLLLAPANLAGVRTLFKALKKGQAIGLLPDQVPQNGEGIWADFFGRPAYTMTLPAKLQQMSGAPIILSYAERLPFGRGYVIRFVPFDETPGHTPEQRTLAINLAMEKLIARCPAQYIWSYNRYKTPPGVEAPPAVSNPAAPEQQA; from the coding sequence ATGCTTGTAACACTCTTCCGCCTGCTGTCGACGCTGCCCCTGCTTTTCCTGCATGCAATAGGGACGCTAGGCGGCTGGCTGGTATACCTGGCCTCGGCTTCGTACCGCGGCAAACTAAAAGACAATCTGTTCCGGGCCGGTTATCCGGCGGCTTTGCCGCAGGCCATCAGCGAATCCGGCAAGAGCATGTTCGAGCTGCCGTTCATCTGGTGCGCCGCGCCGCAACGGGTGCTGCGCACCGCCACCATCGAGAACTGGGAGCTGGCGCAAGCGGCGCTGGACGCCAAGACCGGCGTGATTTTCCTGACCCCGCACCTGGGCTGCTTTGAAATCATCGCCCAGGCGATCGCCACCAAGACCCCGCTTACCGCGCTGTACCGGCCGCCGCGCAAAGCCGCGCTCAAGCCCTTGATCGAAGGCGCGCGCGGACGCCACAACCTGTTGCTGGCGCCGGCCAACCTGGCGGGCGTGCGCACCCTGTTCAAGGCGCTCAAGAAGGGCCAGGCGATCGGCCTGCTGCCGGACCAGGTGCCGCAAAACGGCGAAGGCATCTGGGCCGATTTTTTCGGACGCCCGGCCTACACCATGACCTTGCCGGCCAAGCTGCAGCAGATGAGCGGCGCGCCGATTATCCTGTCTTATGCCGAACGCTTACCGTTCGGCCGCGGGTATGTGATCCGCTTCGTGCCTTTCGATGAAACGCCCGGCCACACCCCCGAGCAACGCACGCTAGCCATCAACCTGGCGATGGAAAAGCTGATCGCGCGCTGCCCGGCGCAATATATCTGGAGCTATAACCGCTACAAGACGCCGCCCGGGGTTGAAGCGCCGCCGGCGGTTTCCAACCCCGCCGCACCGGAGCAGCAGGCATGA
- a CDS encoding lipid A biosynthesis acyltransferase codes for MRALLGLLWLAHFLPLWILGPIGEALGSLLFIIMKPRRHITLTNLRLCFPDMTEAERVVLARRHFQAYSRSVLERSVLWWASENRLRRLIKIESDLPLSTLQAGPTILLCPHFVCLEIPGIALVLNSSLSICTIYTRQQDAVTDAALLKGRSRFRPVKLFTREQGVKPIIRAMREGFPFIMLPDMDFGMKDAEFVPFFGIPTATLTATARIAAATKASVVPMIATFLPGYRGWKVTFYPAWENYPGDDMTEATRRMNAFIEARILEAPAEYFWAHKRFKTRPPGQADVYSPPAPEQADTAAH; via the coding sequence ATGAGGGCCTTGCTCGGCTTGCTGTGGCTGGCGCATTTCCTGCCGCTGTGGATCCTGGGACCGATCGGCGAAGCCTTGGGCTCGCTACTGTTCATCATCATGAAACCGCGGCGGCACATCACGCTGACCAACCTGCGGCTGTGTTTTCCAGACATGACGGAAGCCGAGCGCGTGGTGCTGGCGCGCCGCCACTTCCAGGCTTACTCGCGCAGCGTGCTGGAGCGCAGCGTGCTGTGGTGGGCTTCTGAAAACCGCTTGCGGCGGCTGATCAAGATCGAATCGGACTTGCCGCTCAGTACGCTGCAGGCCGGCCCCACCATTCTGCTGTGCCCGCATTTCGTCTGCCTGGAAATTCCCGGCATCGCCCTGGTGCTCAATTCCTCGCTGTCGATCTGCACCATCTATACCCGCCAGCAAGATGCGGTGACCGATGCCGCGCTGCTGAAAGGCCGATCGCGTTTCCGTCCGGTCAAGCTCTTTACTCGCGAGCAAGGCGTCAAACCCATCATCCGCGCCATGCGCGAAGGTTTCCCGTTCATCATGCTGCCGGACATGGACTTCGGCATGAAGGACGCCGAGTTTGTGCCGTTTTTCGGCATCCCGACGGCGACGCTGACCGCTACCGCCCGCATTGCCGCCGCCACCAAAGCCAGCGTGGTGCCGATGATCGCAACTTTCCTGCCCGGCTACAGAGGCTGGAAAGTGACCTTCTACCCGGCCTGGGAAAATTATCCCGGCGACGACATGACGGAAGCCACGCGCCGCATGAACGCCTTTATCGAAGCCCGCATCCTGGAAGCGCCGGCGGAATATTTCTGGGCCCACAAACGCTTCAAGACACGCCCCCCTGGGCAGGCTGACGTCTATTCCCCGCCTGCGCCGGAGCAGGCCGACACTGCTGCGCACTAG